In Micromonospora sp. LH3U1, one genomic interval encodes:
- a CDS encoding type VII secretion target, producing MPDGDGIQVDPDDLTAHAARLDRRAGSLDTAQQAGQHVRLGADAYGQLCAMMPTLLDGLQRTLVDGIGAAAGSVRDTAGKLRTGADRYRSSDARAKQLLDGVRQRR from the coding sequence ATGCCCGACGGTGACGGCATCCAGGTCGACCCAGACGACCTGACCGCCCACGCCGCACGCCTCGATCGCCGCGCCGGCAGCCTCGATACCGCCCAGCAGGCGGGCCAGCACGTCCGGTTGGGCGCCGACGCCTACGGGCAGCTCTGCGCGATGATGCCGACGCTGCTCGACGGCCTGCAGCGGACCCTGGTCGACGGCATCGGCGCCGCTGCCGGGTCGGTGCGGGACACCGCCGGGAAGCTGCGGACCGGCGCCGACCGCTACCGAAGCTCCGACGCCCGCGCCAAGCAGCTCCTCGATGGGGTGCGTCAGCGCCGGTGA
- a CDS encoding YbaB/EbfC family DNA-binding protein, translating into MWADDAALDAAGRRLDEWESSLAARAERAKTLSATMRDLTGSARNADRTVEVTVDSSGLLIDLRLDEPIRQQPAAHTARQILDTTRAARADLLRQVTDAATQSLGDDASAQAIIDSYRSRLIHDQGSSDARR; encoded by the coding sequence ATGTGGGCGGACGACGCTGCGCTCGACGCGGCGGGGCGCCGGCTCGACGAGTGGGAGTCGTCGCTCGCTGCGCGGGCGGAACGGGCGAAGACGCTGTCGGCGACGATGCGGGATCTGACCGGCAGCGCCCGCAACGCCGACCGGACGGTCGAGGTCACCGTCGACTCGTCCGGCCTGCTGATCGACCTACGGCTCGACGAACCCATCCGGCAACAACCCGCGGCGCACACCGCCCGGCAGATCCTGGACACCACCAGAGCCGCGCGCGCCGACCTGCTCCGACAGGTCACCGACGCAGCCACGCAGTCATTGGGCGACGACGCGAGCGCCCAGGCCATCATCGACTCGTACCGTAGCCGGCTCATCCACGACCAGGGATCAAGCGATGCCCGACGGTGA
- a CDS encoding TAXI family TRAP transporter solute-binding subunit: protein MVLGLEVRFGRRAMLLATGGLLVGCSRKPDAGEVHLRLATGPAGAVYRRIGGALAEHISEQVPGATVTTVPSGASTDNIRMLRAGEVQLGLTSLDALITTDGSAPGGLSAICRLYDSHLHLVVMADSAIGEFREIEGKRISLGSHDSGTEFTSRRVLKLGPVNADGRYLSQAESAAALRDGTIDAMFSLTGVPTPAISELAQRHPIRLIPLDAQADGLFTTYPGPYAPAMIHATAYAGVPATRTVAVPNVLLARDDLPADLVYAITDTVFTHTGAITSAGRDDAEALPEAWQINVRTGISTASVPLHPGAAAWFRDRKR from the coding sequence ATGGTGCTGGGCCTGGAGGTGCGGTTCGGCCGGCGGGCGATGCTCCTGGCCACCGGAGGGTTGCTCGTCGGTTGCTCGCGGAAGCCCGACGCTGGTGAGGTCCACCTGCGACTGGCCACCGGGCCGGCGGGGGCGGTCTACCGGCGCATCGGTGGTGCGCTGGCCGAACACATCTCCGAGCAGGTGCCGGGTGCGACGGTGACCACTGTGCCGAGCGGGGCGTCCACCGACAACATCCGGATGCTGCGGGCCGGCGAGGTGCAGCTTGGGTTGACGAGCCTGGATGCGTTGATCACGACCGACGGCAGCGCGCCCGGGGGGCTCTCGGCGATCTGCCGGCTCTACGACAGTCACCTGCATCTCGTGGTCATGGCCGATTCGGCGATTGGCGAGTTCCGGGAGATTGAGGGCAAGCGCATATCCCTCGGTTCGCACGACTCTGGCACGGAGTTTACGTCGCGGCGGGTTCTGAAGCTCGGCCCGGTGAACGCCGACGGCCGGTATCTCAGCCAGGCCGAATCGGCGGCGGCGCTGCGCGACGGCACGATCGACGCGATGTTCTCCCTGACCGGCGTCCCGACACCCGCGATCAGTGAGCTGGCGCAGCGGCACCCGATCCGGCTGATCCCGCTGGACGCACAGGCGGATGGGCTCTTCACGACCTACCCCGGTCCCTACGCTCCGGCAATGATCCACGCGACTGCCTACGCCGGCGTCCCGGCCACTCGCACCGTCGCCGTACCGAACGTGCTGCTCGCGCGCGACGACCTGCCCGCCGACCTGGTCTACGCCATCACTGACACAGTCTTCACGCACACCGGCGCGATCACCTCCGCTGGCCGCGACGACGCCGAAGCCCTCCCCGAGGCGTGGCAGATCAATGTGCGTACCGGTATATCTACCGCATCGGTCCCGCTCCATCCGGGCGCGGCGGCCTGGTTCCGCGATCGCAAACGCTGA